The nucleotide sequence TCGGAGGTATTAATAAGGTTATAGCTATGATTTTCGTTAACACTTAGGTCCAGCTTGCTTTGTGGCCGTTGTTTTATTACTTATATTTGCATATTAAATCTATCTATTATGACACAATCTGTTTTAGCCCTTCTAGGCCCACTGGGTCTCAATGAAATGATCGTAATCTTACTGATCGTGGTGCTTCTCTTTGGTGCAAAGAAAATACCTGAACTTGCAAAAGGTCTTGGAAGAGGAATTAAAGAGTTCAAAGATGCTTCCAAAGACATTAAGGATGAAATTGAAAATAGTGTAAAGGACGAAAAGAAATAAACATTGAAATCTTACAGAACGCTCAGGGAGATTAGGGAAGATATAGACACTGGGAAACTTTCCTGCAGGCAACTGACCCAGTACTATTTGGACAATATTAAGGCAAACCAAGACCTGAATGCTTTTCTTGAAGTCTATGAAGAAGAAGCTTTGGCAAAAGCGGATGAGGTTGACGCCAAAATTAAAGCTGGTACAGCCGGAAAACTGGCAGGCATGGTTATAGGCCTCAAAGATGTCTTGTGCCATAAAGACCACAAGCTCCAAGCTGCCAGTAAAATACTTGATGGTTTTGTCTCTCAGTTCAATGGTACAGCGGTTCAACGGATTATCGATGAGGATGCTATTATCATAGGCCGTCAAAATTGTGACGAATTTGCCATGGGATCTTCAACGGAAAATTCATCTTTTGGACCAACATTAAATGCTGCCGATAAAAACCGTGTTCCTGGTGGATCTTCTGGTGGCTCCGCTGTAGCTGTACAGGCCGAGATGTGTTTTGTTTCTCTTGGTTCTGATACAGGAGGTTCTGTAAGACAGCCAGCCGCTTTTTGTGGCGTTGTTGGCTTGAAGCCTACTTACTCTAGGATTTCTCGTTACGGTCTTATCGCCTATGCTTCATCATTTGATTGTATAGGTGTGTTTTCTAAAAGTATTGAAGATTCGGCTTTGGTATTAGAAACTATTGCTGGTCCTGATGATTACGACAGTACTGTATCGTTTAGAGAAGTTCCTAAGTATTCTCAAAAGTTAGCGCTGGACAGGAAAGTTAAGGTTGGTTACCTTAAAGCTTCAGTGGAAAGTGAAGGCGTGAGTCCTGAAATCAGAGAAAAAACTTCTAAAACCTTAGAACAACTAAAAAAGGATGGTCATACAGTTGAGGCTGTGGACTTTCCGTTGCTTGATTATTTTCTTCCTGCATACTATATTTTAACAACTGCCGAGGCAAGTTCTAACCTTTCTCGCTTTGATGGCGTTAAATATGGATACAGGAGTCCTGATGCGACCAACCTTGAGACCATGTATAAAAAGTCTAGGTCAGAGGGTTTTGGAAATGAAGTTAAACGCAGGATCATGTTAGGTACTTTTGTGCTTAGTGCCGGTTTTTATGATGCCTATTATACAAAAGCTCAAAAAGTAAGAAGGCTTATTCAGGAAGAAACTGAAAAAATTCTTAAAGAATATGACTTCTTAGTTATACCTGCAAGCCCTACTACAGCGTTTAAGTTGGGAGAGAACACAGAAGACCCTCTTGCAATGTACCTGGCAGATGTTTTTACAGTACAGGCAAACCTTACAGGAATTCCAGGCGTATCATTCCCTGTGGGCAATGACAGTAATGGACTTCCAATTGGACTGCAAGTATTGACGAAATGGTTTGGTGAACAGGAATTGCTGGCGTTTAGTAAATACTTATCCGACAAGCAAAAACTATGAAAATAAAGCAAATAGTACCCGGGTTTATGATGATGATGGCTGCTTTTACACAGCCATTATTTGTAAGTAATGCTATAGCTCAATCAGAGCAGGAACCTGAGTACTTTGCAGTGTGGGAAGATGAAGTGCCTGTGGTTTCTGATGAACTGATAATCGACAGGTTGGGGTGTCTTGAAAAAGATATTAAACTTACCTATAATGATAAGATCCGTAGCTTTATAGACTACTTTACTATCCGTAACAGGAACTACATGGTGGAAATGGAGAGGCGCAAAAACCTTTACTTCCCTATTTTTGAGGAATACCTCGAAAAGCATGAAATGCCTGATGAACTAAAATACTTGGCTATTGTGGAGTCAGGTCTTAACCCCAAGGCCATTTCCAGGGCTGGGGCGGGTGGATTGTGGCAGTTTATGCCTACTACCGGCAAACATTACAAACTTAAGCAGGATGCTTTTATAGACGAGCGTTTTGATCCTTACAAAGCTACTGAAGCAGCTTGTGTATACCTTAAAGATCTTTACCGTATTTTCGGTGACTGGGAGCTTGCTTTAGCTTCTTACAATTGTGGGCCAGGTAATGTCAGAAGGGCTATCAGGAGGTCTGGATACAAAGATACTTTTTGGGGAATATATAATTTCCTTCCTAAAGAAACCAGAGGGTATGTACCTCAATTTGTAGCTGTAACTTATGCGATGAACCATTTAAAGGATCATAACATTTTTGCAGATTCTTTAGAATACCCTATGTATTATGATACACTTTTGGTTTCTAAAACCATAGATGTAGAAGTGTTGGCAGAGCAGTTAGATGTTTGTCCTGAGGATATTTTAAAGTTAAACCCTTCAATTAAAAGAAATATCATTCCTGAAGAATGGAACCTTGTTTTGCGTATCCCTGCAGACAGAATGGACTTTCTGGCAGAGAACAGGGAGGTGATTATGGGTTCGTCCGTAGTGAAGGATATGAAGAAGATTCAGCTGGCTATTGCTGCTGAACAAGCTGCAGCTATGCCTACAAAAAGGGTTTATACGGTTAGGCCTGGTGATAACTTGGGTAAAATTGCCATGCAGTATAAAGTTTCTGTGGCTGACTTGAAAAGATGGAACAATATTAAATCAACAACAATTTACTCTGGACAGAAGTTGACCGTGTATTCAAATAGTACTGGACAGGCTCCTACTTTGGCCTCTAACAATGGTAAATCTGGCAAATCTCATGTGTACTTGGTGCAGCCAGGAGATACACTTTGGGCTATTTCTAGAAACAATAATATCCCAATAGAACGGTTAAAGCAGATTAATAACCTTAAAAGCAACAACCTTAAGGTAGGTATGAAGCTGGTAATAGGATAAAGAATGATTGTTTTTATTTAACGAGAGGCTCAAAAGGCCTCTTTTTTGTTTTTTTAGATACCATGGCCTTATCTTTGGCTATGAAACATACCTCTTGCGGCTTAAAACTTTTCTAAATGAAGGGCATTGGAAGTTGGGAAGAATAGTATTTTGCCGATGTCTGGGATGTTTTATGCCTTAGGTTTTGGGAATTGCTGCAGTAGAAGGCCTGTGAGATATTTAGGATTAAAATTGACAATAAATTTAGATTAATCCGTTTCTAATAGCAATTGCTTGCTTTGTTGTTTAAGAATAAGTGATAAATAAGCATTTTTTTGAAAATTAAATTAGTTATTTTTGTCCT is from Cytophagaceae bacterium ABcell3 and encodes:
- the gatA gene encoding Asp-tRNA(Asn)/Glu-tRNA(Gln) amidotransferase subunit GatA — protein: MKSYRTLREIREDIDTGKLSCRQLTQYYLDNIKANQDLNAFLEVYEEEALAKADEVDAKIKAGTAGKLAGMVIGLKDVLCHKDHKLQAASKILDGFVSQFNGTAVQRIIDEDAIIIGRQNCDEFAMGSSTENSSFGPTLNAADKNRVPGGSSGGSAVAVQAEMCFVSLGSDTGGSVRQPAAFCGVVGLKPTYSRISRYGLIAYASSFDCIGVFSKSIEDSALVLETIAGPDDYDSTVSFREVPKYSQKLALDRKVKVGYLKASVESEGVSPEIREKTSKTLEQLKKDGHTVEAVDFPLLDYFLPAYYILTTAEASSNLSRFDGVKYGYRSPDATNLETMYKKSRSEGFGNEVKRRIMLGTFVLSAGFYDAYYTKAQKVRRLIQEETEKILKEYDFLVIPASPTTAFKLGENTEDPLAMYLADVFTVQANLTGIPGVSFPVGNDSNGLPIGLQVLTKWFGEQELLAFSKYLSDKQKL
- a CDS encoding transglycosylase SLT domain-containing protein; the protein is MKIKQIVPGFMMMMAAFTQPLFVSNAIAQSEQEPEYFAVWEDEVPVVSDELIIDRLGCLEKDIKLTYNDKIRSFIDYFTIRNRNYMVEMERRKNLYFPIFEEYLEKHEMPDELKYLAIVESGLNPKAISRAGAGGLWQFMPTTGKHYKLKQDAFIDERFDPYKATEAACVYLKDLYRIFGDWELALASYNCGPGNVRRAIRRSGYKDTFWGIYNFLPKETRGYVPQFVAVTYAMNHLKDHNIFADSLEYPMYYDTLLVSKTIDVEVLAEQLDVCPEDILKLNPSIKRNIIPEEWNLVLRIPADRMDFLAENREVIMGSSVVKDMKKIQLAIAAEQAAAMPTKRVYTVRPGDNLGKIAMQYKVSVADLKRWNNIKSTTIYSGQKLTVYSNSTGQAPTLASNNGKSGKSHVYLVQPGDTLWAISRNNNIPIERLKQINNLKSNNLKVGMKLVIG
- the tatA gene encoding twin-arginine translocase TatA/TatE family subunit, with product MTQSVLALLGPLGLNEMIVILLIVVLLFGAKKIPELAKGLGRGIKEFKDASKDIKDEIENSVKDEKK